ACACCCTTTccgggagaggcaggagagagaccAACAGGGCATCCGCTTTACCCTTCTCCGGCTCCCTCGCCGAATCTCCCGGCGCCCCTCCGCGCGCCGCTTGGAGGGCGAGGGCGCGGGGCCGCGGCGCGCAGCATGGAGTGGGGTTACCTGTTGGAAGTGACCTCGTTGCTGGCCGCCTTGGCCCTGTTGCAGCGCTCAAGCGGCGCGGCCGCTGCCTCCGCCAAGGAGCTGGCGTGCCAAGAGATTACCGTGCCGCTTTGCAAAGGCATCGGCTACAACTACACGTACATGCCCAACCAGTTCAACCACGACACGCAGGACGAGGCGGGCCTGGAGGTGCACCAGTTCTGGCCCTTGGTAGAGATCCAGTGCTCGCCGGACCTCAAGTTCTTCCTGTGCAGCATGTACACGCCCATCTGCCTGGAGGACTACAAGAAGCCCCTGCCTCCTTGCCGCTCGGTATGCGAGCGCGCCAAGGCCGGCTGCGCACCCCTCATGCGCCAGTACGGCTTCGCGTGGCCCGACCGCATGCGCTGCGACCGGCTGCCCGAGCAGGGCAACCCCGACACGCTGTGCATGGACTATAACCGCACGGACCTCACCACAGCCGCACCCAGTCCGCCGCGCCGCCTGCCGCCACCGCCTCCGGGTGAGCAGCCGCCCTCTGGCAGCGGCCACGGCCGCCCGCCGGGGGCCAGGCCCCCGTCCCGCGGTAGGGGCGGTGGCGGCGGGGACGCAGCGGCGCCCCCCacgcgcggcggcggcggcgggaagGCGCGGCCCCCTGGCGGCGGCTCAGCGCCCTGCGAGCCGGGCTGCCAGTGCCGCGCGCCCATGGTGAGCGTGTCCAGCGAGCGGCACCCGCTCTACAACCGCGTCAAGACCGGCCAGATCGCCAACTGCGCGCTGCCCTGCCACAACCCCTTCTTCAGCCAGGACGAACGCGCCTTCACCGTCTTCTGGATCGGCCTGTGGTCTGTGCTGTGCTTCGTGTCCACCTTCGCCACCGTCTCCACCTTCCTCATCGACATGGAGCGCTTCAAGTATCCCGAGCGGCCCATTATCTTTCTTTCGGCCTGCTACCTCTTCGTGTCCGTCGGCTACCTGGTACGCCTGGTGGCTGGCCACGAGAAGGTGGCGTGCAGCGGCGGCGCGCCGGGCGCGGGCGGCACGGCAGGAGCGGGTGgcgcggctgcggcggcggcggcgggcgcgggtGCGGCGGGCGCGGGAGCAGGTGGCCCGGGCGGGCGCGGCGAGTACGAGGAGCTGGGCGCTGTGGAGCAGCACGTGCGCTACGAGACCACGGGCCCGGCGCTGTGCACCGTGGTCTTCTTGCTCGTCTATTTCTTCGGCATGGCCAGCTCCATCTGGTGGGTAATCCTGTCGCTCACGTGGTTCCTGGCGGCCGGCATGAAATGGGGCAACGAGGCCATCGCCGGCTACTCGCAGTACTTCCACCTGGCCGCGTGGCTCGTGCCCAGCGTCAAGTCTATCGCCGTGCTGGCGCTCAGCTCCGTGGACGGCGACCCGGTGGCTGGCATCTGCTACGTGGGCAACCAAAGCCTCGACAACCTGCGCGGCTTTGTGCTGGCGCCGCTCGTCATCTACCTCTTCATTGGTACCATGTTCCTCCTGGCCGGCTTCGTGTCGCTCTTCCGTATCCGCTCGGTTATCAAGCAGCAGGGCGGCCCCACCAAGACGCACAAACTGGAGAAGCTCATGATCCGCCTGGGTCTCTTCACCGTGCTCTACACCGTGCCCGCCGCCGTCGTGGTCGCTTGCCTCTTCTATGAGCAGCACAACCGCCCGCGCTGGGAGGCCACGCACAACTGCCCGTGCCTACGGGACCTGCAGCCAGACCAGGCGCGCCGGCCCGACTACGCTGTCTTCATGCTCAAGTACTTCATGTGCCTCGTGGTGGGCATCACCTCGGGCGTGTGGGTCTGGTCCGGCAAGACGCTCGAGTCGTGGCGTGCCCTGTGCACCCGCTGCTGCTGGGCCAGCAAGGGCGCCACGGGGGGCGCGGGCGCCGCGGGCGCGGGGGGCGCCGGGGGACCCGGAGGTGGTGGGGGCGTGGGGTCCGTTGGGGGCGTGGGTCCGGGCGGTGGGGCGGGATCCCTCTACAGCGACGTCAGCACCGGCCTGACGTGGCGATCTGGCACGGCCAGCTCCGTGTCTTATCCAAAGCAGATGCCGTTGTCCCAGGtctgagtggaggggagggggcacccggaaggaatggggaggggggcgAGGAAACCAAGTGCAGCAAAGGGACACTCATGGGCTGAGGTTCCCACCCCTTCACCGTGTTGATTGCTATTAGCATGATAATGAACTCTTAATGGTATCCATTAGCTGGGACTTAAATGACTCACTTAGAACAAAGTACCTGGCATTGAAGGCTCCCAGACCCAGCCCCCTTTCCTCCATTGATACGCGAGGAGCTCCTCCCGCTAGGCGTTAATCTCTGTTGGCAGAGGAGGGTGGACTCTGCGGCGTTTCAGAACGCAGGGTTTGGAGCCCTCGCTGGTTGCCATTTGCTGAGCTTGAAACCAGATCTACAGATTTCACCTGAGGGACCTATTTTTCTCCCTCGACTGTCCTTTGTAAACTCTTACTCCTAACATATTCTAGAGGAGGGATGACCGCGACCTAATGGAATTGCACGGTTTGGGTATTCTTAATGACCAGGCAAATGCCTTAAATAAACAACAAGAAATGTCTTAATTATACACCCCAAGTAAATACGGGTTTCTTACATTAGAGgatgtatttatataattatttgttaaattgtaaaaatgtgtaaaatatgtaCATATCCAAAGATATACAGTCTGTACATTTTTTGTAAAAAGTTTAGAGGCCACCCTTGTAAGAGCAAATATAAGTATTCTATTTTGTcaataaaaatgacttttgatAAATGATTTAAGCATCACCCTTTCCCCCTGCCTCTTCTAAGCTGTTACCTTTAAAGTGCTTGCTAAGGACgcattgaaaaaaatg
This DNA window, taken from Meles meles chromosome 7, mMelMel3.1 paternal haplotype, whole genome shotgun sequence, encodes the following:
- the FZD8 gene encoding frizzled-8, producing MEWGYLLEVTSLLAALALLQRSSGAAAASAKELACQEITVPLCKGIGYNYTYMPNQFNHDTQDEAGLEVHQFWPLVEIQCSPDLKFFLCSMYTPICLEDYKKPLPPCRSVCERAKAGCAPLMRQYGFAWPDRMRCDRLPEQGNPDTLCMDYNRTDLTTAAPSPPRRLPPPPPGEQPPSGSGHGRPPGARPPSRGRGGGGGDAAAPPTRGGGGGKARPPGGGSAPCEPGCQCRAPMVSVSSERHPLYNRVKTGQIANCALPCHNPFFSQDERAFTVFWIGLWSVLCFVSTFATVSTFLIDMERFKYPERPIIFLSACYLFVSVGYLVRLVAGHEKVACSGGAPGAGGTAGAGGAAAAAAAGAGAAGAGAGGPGGRGEYEELGAVEQHVRYETTGPALCTVVFLLVYFFGMASSIWWVILSLTWFLAAGMKWGNEAIAGYSQYFHLAAWLVPSVKSIAVLALSSVDGDPVAGICYVGNQSLDNLRGFVLAPLVIYLFIGTMFLLAGFVSLFRIRSVIKQQGGPTKTHKLEKLMIRLGLFTVLYTVPAAVVVACLFYEQHNRPRWEATHNCPCLRDLQPDQARRPDYAVFMLKYFMCLVVGITSGVWVWSGKTLESWRALCTRCCWASKGATGGAGAAGAGGAGGPGGGGGVGSVGGVGPGGGAGSLYSDVSTGLTWRSGTASSVSYPKQMPLSQV